The stretch of DNA ATATAAGTGATCGGAAATCCTGCGCATTTGTCATTTTAGTTTCACATAGAAATACATATGTGTGAGTTGAGACTTGCACAGAAATTTTCactgtattaaataaaatttctcgctTCGTAATCAACTTTCTAAATAGCGGAAATTATATCTATAGTAACAATGGTGGCCGGGCGAGTTCGTCCTTGGCCTATCCAACAaccagaaattttttattcagaacGTGATGTCACGTATGCGACAAACGGAGCGTACATTGCAATGAGTTGATAGCGTGCGGGAAACTTTCAGTTTCCACACTATACAAAGTATTCGCCTAAATATCGGAATTGTAAACTTATATTCTTTACATGCTCTGTAATTAGTTCTTGAATTATAGATCGTTAAATTGCAGCCTATGCaacattatataaagaataagattttatctttttatttttattctgaatattaCATTGGtgaattgaaataattctataatttttatttaaaatttatttaaaatttttttaaataagaattatagaattatttaaatttaataatgttcttatttaatttaaaacttatttaaataacgttcttatttaaaatttatgaataaatgagTTCAAAACtctttatagaatattatcttattgtcttttcaaatttttacagtttaaCATACAGAGACAGAATTGTACGATTCATTTTGAGCACTTAACACAGTCGTATTTTCCAAGTACGTTTAAcagcttttttttctcacgctTTGATTTATGGACTCCTACGATCTTGATCGTTCGTATGCGCTTACGCCGCAGTGGAAAGGAATTTATCAAGAGCTTACTCACCGATGCGACCTGGAAGGGTCCAGACTCGAATTCCAATCCCGCTAAATCGGCGAAGGCCCCTCCAGGTGGCACTCTGATTTTTTTAACGCGTCCACCAAGCTTTCATAAGTGATCCGAGTGACCGACGCTCGCGAACACTCATTATTTTTCCGCGTGAACGCACACCCGCGAGGTCGGCTCGTACTTTTTTGTCTCCCCGCGAGAAAGgagctcttttttttccgggAAAACCGACAATTCGACAGACGTAGCACGTCGCGTCGCGTTGCGTCGCGTCACGTGCCGCCTTACGCTATACTGTCGTGGCAACGGGCACTCTGCCACTGTGTTCCATAGCAACATCGCTGTGTAAAGGCGGATTCGCTTGGCGATTGGTGTAAACGACATGGGAAGGGAGAACGGAGGAGACTTTGTTCCGATGGTAGCGAGCGTCGTTCGGTTTGGCGGGAAATTTGCTGTCTACATCCaacaaaattgacaaagtgcgacaaaattgtaaattattttttcgttttattttttaagtaaataaagtTCAGCCCCATTTGTCAAAATTACAGTCTGCCATGCTTTCTGAAGTAACAGGTTGCAAGGACGGTGGTAGATAAGAATAATTGACCAATCTCGATGGCATGTTCCACGCTGAATTACGATCCTCGGTGCCGCTCAAATCTGTCACATTCTCGAAATACTCCTTGACAATGTCTTCTGGATTTGGCCAGCCATTCTTGGGCTGATTTGTCGAATTCTTAAAGTTTTTCATTGCAGCtgcaagtaaaaattttatctgctGTAGGTTAACGTGTTTTCTCTGCGATAATGACGAAATGGTCAGTGGAATGATTACCGAGTCGTTGAAGTTCCCATATCATTGGCGGCGTGTAATGTGAAAATCGACAGCTCGTGCCGAAAGCGCAATCTCCGACGGTCATATAGCGTTTACAAGGAATTTTACTACATTCTTCTTTTAATATCGTCTCTGGGTCTAcgattatgaatatatttattgatttacaCAACTTAGGAGTTGCGAGAGAGGTTATAAACAGGCACAAGAGAAATTAAGCacgagaataaaaatattcaataagaaaacattatttagaACTTACCCTTGAACATATTATAGTGATCCGTTCGATTTTTCGCGTGCTGCAGGCTGGACAGATGTTTTTTACGAGCCTCGACATCGTCCTTAAAAGATCTGTCGCAATAGTCGCAATAATATATCTTGCCCATTGACGTACTTGACTAGCGTAGTGAGAATGCCATTAATAAATTGTGCTGTGCTGCAATAGTCGAATGAACACACTGAACAAGGTTAGGAACAAATCATCGTGACAAACGCAGCTGGTGTAAACAATACAATGAACAGGCAAGAGAGAACTGTGGAGTGACATCTGGTAATAagaaagataactatattagtcctcattattttctttaaatgcacattagatgataaaaatgaatggATAATTATATGCGAAAAACTTCACTTGGACAAGTTTAGATTAAATTAGTTTAGCGACTTTCGGACaattcttttgtaaaaagtttcataaaagttacatatttatcagaaaatctaaattac from Linepithema humile isolate Giens D197 chromosome 2, Lhum_UNIL_v1.0, whole genome shotgun sequence encodes:
- the LOC105674828 gene encoding zinc finger matrin-type protein 5; amino-acid sequence: MGKIYYCDYCDRSFKDDVEARKKHLSSLQHAKNRTDHYNMFKDPETILKEECSKIPCKRYMTVGDCAFGTSCRFSHYTPPMIWELQRLAAMKNFKNSTNQPKNGWPNPEDIVKEYFENVTDLSGTEDRNSAWNMPSRLVNYSYLPPSLQPVTSESMADCNFDKWG